In one Nicotiana tomentosiformis chromosome 6, ASM39032v3, whole genome shotgun sequence genomic region, the following are encoded:
- the LOC104104405 gene encoding uncharacterized protein isoform X3, which yields MGGDTTTLDSPLIYSTEESSLDRNFPENSLGSRTFLSGGDHFGSKMENGKAGLGFMDSEEFVRASSISLDEVNRKRERNVYMDVLKSYDELHLHKDRLKEAKSKILRYTPGSWIEEVGGMKKSDYNIPKKTTLLLIGPKASGKSSLVNKISMVLEDDPFTPERAPVSYSSVGDGTYFLQEYTIPRGSSSFCLYDTRSLSDDLTENKKMVKQWMTKGVRHGELIKRDSDDVHLKSKMKSKARRNSLYVIEAKMVNFVILVVNAVSILELMDGDDETKRQKTQAVATTFNDPLLSFEVCSLSLSQMTSLLLCSHMVIYFPFLIVHESACIWDSCSVFIRRNKFLTSQKAMIQELS from the exons ATGGGTGGAGATACTACAACCCTTGATTCCCCTCTCATCTATTCCACTG AAGAATCATCTCTTGATCGAAACTTCCCTGAAAATTCACTAGGCTCGCGTACTTTTCTCAG TGGTGGTGAtcattttggctcaaaaatggaGAATGGAAAAGCTGGACTAGGTTTTATGGATTCTGAGGAATTCGTTCGAGCTTCTTCAATTTCCTTGGATGAGGTTAATCGAAAGCGGGAAAGGAATGTGTACATGGATGTTCTCAAGAGCTATGATGAACTGCACCTTCATAAAGACCGTTTGAAAGAAGCCAAAAGTAAAATCTTGAG ATACACCCCTGGATCATGGATTGAGGAGGTGGGTGGCATGAAAAAGAGCGATTATAATATACCAAAAAAGACGACACTCTTGTTGATTGGTCCAAAAGCTTCTGGAAAAAGCAGTCTTGTTAACAAGATCTCGATGGTGCTTGAGGATGATCCCTTTACACCAGAAAGGGCCCCAGTATCGT ATTCTTCTGTTGGAGATGGGACATATTTTCTCCAAGAGTACACGATACCAAGAGGTTCAAGTTCTTTTTGTTTGTATGACACACGTAGTTTATCAGATGACTTGACTGAAAATAAGAAAATGGTGAAGCAATGGATGACAAAGGGTGTTCGTCATGGGGAGCTAATAAAGAG GGATTCTGATGATGTACATCTGAAATCCAAAATGAAGTCTAAAGCTCGCCGAAATAGTTTGTATGTCATTGAGGCCAAGATGGTTAATTTTGTCATATTAGTTGTCAATGCGGTCTCAATTCTGGAATTGATGGACGGTGATGATGAAACCAAGAGACAAAAAACTCAAGCTGTTGCTACAACTTTCAACGACCCTCTTTTGTCATTCGAAG TTTGCTCACTCTCGCTATCTCAGATGACAAGCCTGTTGTTGTGCTCACACATGGTGATTTACTTTCCCTTTCTGATCGTACACGAATCCGCATGCATTTGGGACAGCTGCTCGGTATTCATCCGAAGAAACAAATTTTTGACATCCCAG AAAGCGATGATTCAGGAACTAAGTTGA
- the LOC104104405 gene encoding uncharacterized protein isoform X2: MGGDTTTLDSPLIYSTEESSLDRNFPENSLGSRTFLSGGDHFGSKMENGKAGLGFMDSEEFVRASSISLDEVNRKRERNVYMDVLKSYDELHLHKDRLKEAKSKILRYTPGSWIEEVGGMKKSDYNIPKKTTLLLIGPKASGKSSLVNKISMVLEDDPFTPERAPVSYSSVGDGTYFLQEYTIPRGSSSFCLYDTRSLSDDLTENKKMVKQWMTKGVRHGELIKRDSDDVHLKSKMKSKARRNSLYVIEAKMVNFVILVVNAVSILELMDGDDETKRQKTQAVATTFNDPLLSFEDDKPVVVLTHGDLLSLSDRTRIRMHLGQLLGIHPKKQIFDIPESDDSGTKLTILNMLRYCLEHADKKLPFKNDLPFKGPFSCEDVLAILVLFILACAFLVQYL, translated from the exons ATGGGTGGAGATACTACAACCCTTGATTCCCCTCTCATCTATTCCACTG AAGAATCATCTCTTGATCGAAACTTCCCTGAAAATTCACTAGGCTCGCGTACTTTTCTCAG TGGTGGTGAtcattttggctcaaaaatggaGAATGGAAAAGCTGGACTAGGTTTTATGGATTCTGAGGAATTCGTTCGAGCTTCTTCAATTTCCTTGGATGAGGTTAATCGAAAGCGGGAAAGGAATGTGTACATGGATGTTCTCAAGAGCTATGATGAACTGCACCTTCATAAAGACCGTTTGAAAGAAGCCAAAAGTAAAATCTTGAG ATACACCCCTGGATCATGGATTGAGGAGGTGGGTGGCATGAAAAAGAGCGATTATAATATACCAAAAAAGACGACACTCTTGTTGATTGGTCCAAAAGCTTCTGGAAAAAGCAGTCTTGTTAACAAGATCTCGATGGTGCTTGAGGATGATCCCTTTACACCAGAAAGGGCCCCAGTATCGT ATTCTTCTGTTGGAGATGGGACATATTTTCTCCAAGAGTACACGATACCAAGAGGTTCAAGTTCTTTTTGTTTGTATGACACACGTAGTTTATCAGATGACTTGACTGAAAATAAGAAAATGGTGAAGCAATGGATGACAAAGGGTGTTCGTCATGGGGAGCTAATAAAGAG GGATTCTGATGATGTACATCTGAAATCCAAAATGAAGTCTAAAGCTCGCCGAAATAGTTTGTATGTCATTGAGGCCAAGATGGTTAATTTTGTCATATTAGTTGTCAATGCGGTCTCAATTCTGGAATTGATGGACGGTGATGATGAAACCAAGAGACAAAAAACTCAAGCTGTTGCTACAACTTTCAACGACCCTCTTTTGTCATTCGAAG ATGACAAGCCTGTTGTTGTGCTCACACATGGTGATTTACTTTCCCTTTCTGATCGTACACGAATCCGCATGCATTTGGGACAGCTGCTCGGTATTCATCCGAAGAAACAAATTTTTGACATCCCAG AAAGCGATGATTCAGGAACTAAGTTGACTATACTTAACATGCTTCGTTATTGCCTCGAGCACGCTGATAAAAAACTACCTTTCAAAAATGACCTACCTTTCAAAGGCCCATTTAGCTGCGAG
- the LOC104104405 gene encoding uncharacterized protein isoform X1, whose amino-acid sequence MGGDTTTLDSPLIYSTEESSLDRNFPENSLGSRTFLSGGDHFGSKMENGKAGLGFMDSEEFVRASSISLDEVNRKRERNVYMDVLKSYDELHLHKDRLKEAKSKILRYTPGSWIEEVGGMKKSDYNIPKKTTLLLIGPKASGKSSLVNKISMVLEDDPFTPERAPVSYSSVGDGTYFLQEYTIPRGSSSFCLYDTRSLSDDLTENKKMVKQWMTKGVRHGELIKRDSDDVHLKSKMKSKARRNSLYVIEAKMVNFVILVVNAVSILELMDGDDETKRQKTQAVATTFNDPLLSFEDDKPVVVLTHGDLLSLSDRTRIRMHLGQLLGIHPKKQIFDIPESDDSGTKLTILNMLRYCLEHADKKLPFKNDLPFKGPFSCEVSLLDVLAILVLFILACAFLVQYL is encoded by the exons ATGGGTGGAGATACTACAACCCTTGATTCCCCTCTCATCTATTCCACTG AAGAATCATCTCTTGATCGAAACTTCCCTGAAAATTCACTAGGCTCGCGTACTTTTCTCAG TGGTGGTGAtcattttggctcaaaaatggaGAATGGAAAAGCTGGACTAGGTTTTATGGATTCTGAGGAATTCGTTCGAGCTTCTTCAATTTCCTTGGATGAGGTTAATCGAAAGCGGGAAAGGAATGTGTACATGGATGTTCTCAAGAGCTATGATGAACTGCACCTTCATAAAGACCGTTTGAAAGAAGCCAAAAGTAAAATCTTGAG ATACACCCCTGGATCATGGATTGAGGAGGTGGGTGGCATGAAAAAGAGCGATTATAATATACCAAAAAAGACGACACTCTTGTTGATTGGTCCAAAAGCTTCTGGAAAAAGCAGTCTTGTTAACAAGATCTCGATGGTGCTTGAGGATGATCCCTTTACACCAGAAAGGGCCCCAGTATCGT ATTCTTCTGTTGGAGATGGGACATATTTTCTCCAAGAGTACACGATACCAAGAGGTTCAAGTTCTTTTTGTTTGTATGACACACGTAGTTTATCAGATGACTTGACTGAAAATAAGAAAATGGTGAAGCAATGGATGACAAAGGGTGTTCGTCATGGGGAGCTAATAAAGAG GGATTCTGATGATGTACATCTGAAATCCAAAATGAAGTCTAAAGCTCGCCGAAATAGTTTGTATGTCATTGAGGCCAAGATGGTTAATTTTGTCATATTAGTTGTCAATGCGGTCTCAATTCTGGAATTGATGGACGGTGATGATGAAACCAAGAGACAAAAAACTCAAGCTGTTGCTACAACTTTCAACGACCCTCTTTTGTCATTCGAAG ATGACAAGCCTGTTGTTGTGCTCACACATGGTGATTTACTTTCCCTTTCTGATCGTACACGAATCCGCATGCATTTGGGACAGCTGCTCGGTATTCATCCGAAGAAACAAATTTTTGACATCCCAG AAAGCGATGATTCAGGAACTAAGTTGACTATACTTAACATGCTTCGTTATTGCCTCGAGCACGCTGATAAAAAACTACCTTTCAAAAATGACCTACCTTTCAAAGGCCCATTTAGCTGCGAGGTGAGTTTATTG